Proteins encoded together in one Malaclemys terrapin pileata isolate rMalTer1 chromosome 16, rMalTer1.hap1, whole genome shotgun sequence window:
- the NIPSNAP1 gene encoding protein NipSnap homolog 1 — protein MATRVCESPALRRLLRGPCPALSGARGYSRDSEGSWFRSLFVHKVDPRTDAHSTLLSKKETSNLYKIQFHNVKPECLDAYNSLTEEVLPKLHSDTDYPCDLVGNWNTWYGEQDQAVHLWRFSGGYPALMDCMNKLKQNKEYLEFRKERSKMLLSRRNQLLLEFSFWNEPLPRVGPNIYELRTYKLKPGTMIEWGNNWARAIKYRQKNQEAVGGFFSQIGELYVVHHLWAYKDLQSREETRNAAWRKRGWDENVYYTVPLVRNMESRIMIPLKISPLQ, from the exons ATGGCGACGCGGGTGTGCGAGAGCCCGGCGCTGCGGCGGCTGCTGCGGGGACCCTGCCCGGCCCTGAGCGGAGCCCG GGGATACTCCAGGGACAGCGAGGGCAGCTGGTTCCGCTCACTCTTTGTCCACAAAGTGGATCCCCGAACAGACGCTCATTCCACACTCTTGTCGAAGAAAGAAACCAGCAACCTGTACAAGATCCAGT TTCACAATGTGAAGCCCGAATGCCTGGACGCTTACAACAGCCTGAC GGAGGAGGTGCTGCCCAAGCTGCACTCAGACACCGATTACCCTTGCGACCTGGTTGGGAACTGGAACACGTGGTATGGAGAGCAGGACCAGGCAG TGCACCTGTGGCGTTTCTCCGGCGGGTACCCGGCCCTCATGGACTGTATGAACAAACTGAAACAGAACAAG GAGTATCTGGAGTTCCGCAAGGAGAGGAGTAAAATGCTGCTGTCTCGCAGGAACCAGTTACTCCTGGAATTCAGTTTCTGGAATGAGCCTTTGCCCCGGGTCGGGCCCAACATCTACGAGCTGAGAACGTACAAACTAAAG CCAGGGACCATGATCGAGTGGGGGAATAACTG GGCTCGAGCCATTAAATACCGTCAGAAAAACCAGGAAGCTGTGGGCGGGTTCTTCTCCCAGATTGGAGAGCTCTACGTGGTTCATCACCTCTGGG ccTACAAGGACCTACAGTCCCGAGAGGAGACAAGGAACGCTGCCTGGAGGAAGCGAGGCTGGGATGAGAATGTGTACTATACAG TCCCCCTGGTTCGGAACATGGAGTCTCGGATCATGATCCCCCTGAAGATCTCTCCCCTCCAGTGA